Genomic DNA from Elusimicrobiota bacterium:
AACATTATTACCGGCCTCGGTTGGAACCCGCCGTCTCCAAATACGCCAACACTTTTCCGAAAGTGACCTTGTTCACCATTGATGAGCTGTTTGGCGGCTGGCAGAAAGCTCAAAAAACCCACTTCATGGATGGGGGGCTTTTCGATCAAATCTACCAATTGGGCCAATAGAAGGTCGCTTCTTTAGATGAAAATATTCATAAGAAATCGTATTCGGGACGGTATTTTCGGTCTTCAGGATGGATTGATATCGACTTCTGGCGCGTTGCTCGGAATCGCTGTGGGTACCCAAAACTCGTCGGTGGCGGCTTTGTCAGGACTTGTTATTGTGACGGTGGAATCCTTATCTATGGCAGCGGGTTCATATATTTCTTCGAAATCTCAAAGGGAATACCTGGAGCGCCTCCTTAAAGAAGAGAAAGAAGCCATCGAAAATGATCCGGAGGGCGAACGCCAGGAACTTCGGACAATGTACAGGGAACGGGGATTTACGGATCAAGAGATTGCGATGCTTGAAAATCGATTGTTCAGTGATAAGAATATTTTGCTTGAAGACATGGCTCACAAAGAATTGGGGATATGTCCCAGGTCAATGGAAGATCCGATTGGAAATGCCCTGATTATGGGGTTGGCCTACATCATTGGCGGGATGATTCCGGTGGGTCCCTATTTTTGGTGGCCGGTGCAGAAAGCCATTGTCCTGTCCATTTTCCTGACCGCCAGTGGACTCTTCGTGTTCGGAGGTGTGAAAGGAAAACTGGTTCATCAGGTGTGGTGGAAGAGTGGCCTCGAAATGATGGGGGTAGCTGGTATCGCCGGCATTGCAGGCTATGTCATTGGTTCCTTGGCAAAAAGATGGGTTTAATACGATAACAAGGAGATTCATCTTCGATTAGATGGACATTTCGCCGAAGTTGATCGCTTTGATTTGCGGTTATTCTATTTGTTCAATTCCACCAAAGCCTTTTTGTTATCAGAACTTGAAAATACAATCAGACATTTTTCGGCGTCCTGAAGTGCGGTCGCGTATAAATGTTTAAGATCGATTCCAGCCTTCTCCAGGCGTTCTGTCATTTGCTTGAGCATCCCCGGTTTATGTTTGACTTCCACGAGCACCACATCTTCCTCCTTGGCGTCAAACTTCTGCGCTTGAAGGGCTTCTTTGGCTCTTAAATTGTCATCTGTGATGAGATGAACCATGGCCATGATGTCATAAACCCAGCAGCTGATCGCCAAAATGCCCACACCCTTCTCTGATACAGTTTTTGAAATGTACTTGAGTGCGCCCACCTGATTCGATGTTTTTACGACAATTTCTTTTCCTTGAGTTGCTTGAAACATAATCCACCTCCCATAAGACACAAATGAAACTATGAAATTTTTTGCCACCTCATTATGACGGCCCTCATATTGGAAGGAGACGTTTTTTGTTATTTTTTAACGGTGAGAACGAGGAGGAATCCATATGCATCACGCGCGAAAAATTTACAAAACGGAATCCAAAAAACAGCATCGGCAAATAATGTGCCCCACGATTCCCAATGTGGGAATGAAGAAAATGAGGGATAAAAAAAGCTACGACGCGGAACATCCAAGGCACCTCGCGGATCTGCACCATCAAGACGAACATAATATTCCCGGCGGGCCTGTGAATAAGAATCTCTAAAGAAGAGGGTCTTCGGGCCCCGTTGCAGGAAATGTGAGAGGAGAAGATCGTGGGTTTCGACAGGGATGAGAGGGATTTATTTGTCCTGGTTTCCGTCAACAAATCGACAGGATTTCCCCACAGAAAAGCCAGAAGACCCAGAAAAGATTAATTCCCCACTTCCTGTAGTGTTCTAGTGGCTTTGTGGAGGATTGTCCGGTTTTTTCCACTACGTTTCGCTTCATATAAAGCGTCATCAGCGGCCTTAAGAAGGCCGCTTTTATCGTTAATGCCCGGGCCGGGATAACAAGCCACTCCAATACTCACAGTAACGTGGATTTCTGTTTCGCCCATTTTAAAAGGCCAGCATTGAACTGCTTGCCGAATTCGTTCGGCAATGGGGAAGGCGGTGTCGGCAGACGTGTGAGGCATCACCACCAAAAATTCTTCACCCCCAAGCCGTCCGACAATGTCAACTCTCCGGACGCACTGTCTAAAAATTTTAGCCAGTGTGACCAGGATGATATCTCCAGACGGGTGTCCGTATTTGTCGTTGATCGATTTAAAGTCATCTATATCGAACATGAGACACGTCAAAGGGGAATTGTAGCGTTTGGCGGATTCCGTCTCGATGGAGAGCTGTTCGTGAAGGTACCGGGCGTTATGGACATTTGTTAGGGCATCGGTAATGGCCAATTGGCTAACCTTGTTAAGCGTTTCCTTTGCTGAATTTGCTTGGTCAGAGACTCGGTCGCTGTGTCGTCCAAGAAAATATCCATACAAAGTAAAGGCTGCGATGGTGCCCAAGGTCATATAAAGATAGGTGGCTCCAAATTGGTTGAATTCATGTCGGAGCCATTCCGGTTGATCAAAAAGCGCTCTTGAAAAAAGCCATCCAACGGGAGCCCCCAGGCCCAAAACGAAACCGAGAGAGGCATAAATCCATCTGTCATGTGTTCTATGTCGGTTATTCATCTTTGACATATATCTTTGGACCTCCACTTAAGTGTGGCATCCTACCTATGACCATTTTATGCGCTGGAAAGGAACCATTATATGACCTTCCTCATAGTAATTGAAAACTTTTTATTTCAATGTTGTATTGTCCTTTCAATAGCCTGCGGCCCCGTGGAGGATTGATTCAAGACATGAAACCGGAAGCATTTCAGCGTAGTTTTCTGTTAATCCTTGTGACGATCATCAGCATTGTTTTCTTGTGGATGATCAGGTTTTTGTTGATTTCGTTGCTGCTTGCCGCTCTTTTCTCTAGCTTGGCGCGCCCTTTGTATCTGCGAATCCTCTCCGCCATACCTGGCAAAGAAAAAATCTGCTCCGGGCTGACGCTGTTGTTTCTCTTTTTGTTAATTGTTATTCCGCTTTTCGGTTTTATGGGAATTGTCGCGAATGAAGCCTTTCATGTGACTGAAAACGTGAGGCCCTGGATACAAGAGAAGTTGAGCAACAAAGAAGAATTTAACCGGAACTTGCAACGGCTACCTGGATCAGAATATTTGGCTTCCCACAGCGAGCAGATTATCAGCAAAGTTGGTGAGGCGGTCAGTAGTTTGGGGCATTTTATTATTCAACGGGTCTCCTCATTCACCACGGGAACCATCGTCTTTTTCATCAATATCGCGGTTATGTTTTACGCGATGTTTTTCTTCTTTATTGATGGGCCGACCATATTGGACAAGATTCTGTTTTATATGCCGCTCCAGAACCGCGATGAACAACGGCTGTTGAATGGATTCCGCTCGATGGCACGAGCCACCCTCAAGAGCCTGGTGATCATTGGAACTATTCAAGGCACCCTGGGAGGATTGGCCTTTTGGATGGTGGGTATTCCGAGCGCCCTTTTTTGGGGAACGGTGATGGCCGTTCTTTCCATGATTCCGAATATTGGGTCTGCGCTTGTGTGGGTTCCCGGCTGCCTGTTTCTCCTCCTGAATGGAAATACAACGGCAGGCTTATTCCTATTTATATGGGGTGTGCTGGTGGTTGGAACCGCAGATAATTTTCTGAGGCCTCTTCTGGTCGGGAAGGATACCAAGGTGCCCGAACTTCTCATTTTGGTGAGCACGCTGGGGGGGTTGACCATGTTGGGTCTTTCGGGATTTATTCTTGGACCGGTCCTGGCGCTTCTCTTTTTAACGATTTGGGATATCTATGGAGCCACCTTTAAAAACGTTTTGCCGAAAACATAACCGGAATGATTCAGCGGAATCGGTCCTAAATGACTGCACAAGACCTTGCCGCCCCGGCGAGTGGCAGCCCGAGGGGCGGCTCTTGACTCCACCTCCTTGCGGAAAATTTATTAGAGTGCTTTTGCTATGCCATATGAATATGTAAAGGCCTTGCTTGGTGGAATGCTCATTGGGCTTTCCGCCATCATCCTCCTCCTTGCGGATGGAAAAATCGCCGGGATCAGCGGCATGATTGGCGGTTTACTTCGGACTCGAATTCAACTCAATGGTTGGCGCCTTGCCTTCCTTGGGGGACTGGTCGCCGGAGGAATGTTGGTTCGTTGGGTGGGAGGGGCTGCCTTTTCGCCATTGAGTGGTCGGTCCATTGGGGCGATTATCGCGGCGGGTCTGCTCGTGGGTTTTGGGACTCAAGTCGGATCGGGCTGCACAAGTGGTCATGGAGTTTGTGGCATAGGACGCTTTTCATTCCGTTCTTTGGTCGCGACGATAACTTTTATAGCCGCCGGTGCCGTTTCCGTTTACGTGGTTCATCATGTTTTGGGAGGCACGGTATGAGATCTCTTGCCGCTTTCGGATCAGGTTTGATGTTCTCTTTGGGACTTGTCCTCGCCGGCATGACGCAACCCGCCAACATTGTTGGATTTTTAGATTTCTTCGGAAATTGGAAACCGGCCCTGATATTCGTCATGGCGGGAGCCGTCGGGGTTTACGCGCTGCTTTACCGAATTGTTCTCAAACGACGTTCTCCATTGTTTGCCCCGTCCTTCGATGTGCCCGCTCGCGATCAGGTGGACGCGCCTCTTCTGGTTGGTTCTGCTGCGTTTGGAGTGGGGTGGGGGCTTGGAGGTTTTTGCCCGGGCCCCGCGTTGGTGGCTCTCGGTATGGGCGCGCTTCAGGCGGTCCTTTTTTTGGCGGCGTTGTTATTTGGGATCGTTCTCTATCATTTTTCCTCTCGAAATGGCCCTTCCGGCGGAGAAGACAACAATGCCTGTGGTTAATTTAATTGATCGATTACTCCCGATGCTTGTTCTTCCGCGAACAAATTTTCTCATCGAATTCCTCTCCGTGCTGTACAACGGGGGGGTTAGGAGGGGTACCCGATGGGAATTCCATTTGCGCTCCTTTTATATTCGATGGGGGAAAGCAAAAAAATACAGAGTTAATTAAGAAGAATGTCACGGCCGTGAGTTGGACTTCATTTTCTCTTCATCAAATCGTTTTCGTAACGATTTGGCCCAAATACGAAAAGCGTCCTGAATATTCCTCAATCGGCTTAGATTTTCTTGTTCCATGTAGGGGCGCCCTTTGAGTGGGTGGACAAGCGCCACCACCCGTTCACCCGTTCTCGAGTCCAGGCAATCAATTTCCATCACGGCGCTTTCCAACGTTGTGTCAAACTTGAGAAGCACGAATTCATCTTCATCGAGTTCCCAATGAGCGGGATGGATGTCCCGAATGGCTGTTCGAATTCGCAAAACTTCCGCCCCTGATGAATCGACAATTTCATAACCATCTTTTAATGTATTGATCAATTCGTTTCGAAATTCATTGGCGAGCATGGCCAATTCCTCTGGTTTGATTCCTCTGTTTCCTGCGTATTGATCGCTGAACAAGGTCACCGGATCGATTATGAATTTTGAATAGTTGGTGGTTACGAACCGGGAATTCCGATGGATGAGAACATCTTGGTCGTGGGGATCGGGAACAAAAGACAAAGTGTCCCCAAAGATAACGATGGTTTTTAAGGGGCTTGGGGCGCACGCGCCCAAAATTAAAGCCAAAACCGCAATCAATTTTTTCATCTTTGTACCTTATTGATAGTTTCCCATTTTTATGAGAGCAAGATTATGATGGGAATCATAGCAGATGGATTATTCGTAGGAAGGAACAAGGGCTAAGATTCGGATGTTTAATAGAGTCCTTCAATAAGTTGGGTTGGTTTTTTTGGAGATATAAATTGGGTGGTTATTACAAAATGAACAAAGAAAACTTTGCCGAGGTGGTTCGGCAATATCACGCCAAGGTTTTCAGATTGTGTTTTGGGATGTTGGGCGCCCAAGACCAGGCCGACGATGCCGCGCAGGATATATTTGTCAAGGCTTACGAACGACTGGATAGTTTCCGAGAACAAACCCGCTTCTCAACCTGGCTGTTCCGTTTGGCCTCCAACCATTGTCTCGATTTGTTGCGTGCCCGTCGTCATCGAAAAACTGAACCGCTTGAGGTCGCGATCGACCACATTTCAGAGCGAGATCAAGCCCCTATTCAGGACTTGGCCCAGCACCTCCTGTCTCAATTGACCGTTGACCACCGATTGATATTAACCCTGCGTGAATATAAAGGCCTCAATTATCAAGAAATTGCTGAGGTAATGGACCTGTCTTTGGACGGGGTTAAATCTCTTCTCAAACGGGCCCGTCAAGACCTGTTGAAAAAGTTTGACACTTTTCAAGCCACTCAAACGTCTAAATAAGTGGAGACCCTATGAATCACGAATCCATCAAAGAGAAACTCTATGACTACCAGGATGGGGAGCTGTCCGACCAAGAACAGCTTGAGATTGAGACCCATTTATCAACTTGCTTGGAATGCCGGCATCGGCTCGCGACGTGGGGAAAAATCGCGGAGACAATCTTTTCTGCCCCGCCCTCCTCTAACACCGATCATTTCGTCACTCGGGTTATGGCGCAAATTGACTCGCGTTCCCGGCCGGTGAACCGGTCGTGGTGGCCGGTGGGGGCCTTGGGAGTGGCGGTTATCTTGATTCTCACGATGGGCGGGATTACAGATGAAATGCGTTTGTCCACGCGCGACTTGTTGTTGACCCCGTCATCAGATGAAAAGTGGGACGTGTTTGACGATTCAACAGAAGCGCTTGAGCAAGACGAGTTATTGGAAGAGATCACGGAGGCGTTATGATCAAATGGTATCAGGTTCTTTTGGCTTTTATCCTTGGTGTTGGTGTGACGGTGGGAGTCATCCAGTGGAAACAATCTGGGTGGCATCAACGCAACCCCTATCAACACAAGTTGGAACGTTTCAGCAAGAAACTGGATTTGTCAGAAGATCAAAGGATAAAGATCAAAGAAATATTTGAAGCCAAACGAAAAAAAATAGATGACTTGCGGGCGGACATGCGCCCCAAATATGACGAGATTTACTCAAAAGCCCGGGAAGAAATTCGCCAAACTCTTCAGCCAGCACAGATTGAAAAATACGACAAACTTGAGCAAAAAATGGAAGAACGGCGTAAGCAACGGAGAGAACGGAAAAGTCAATGGCGTGGAAAGGAAAAATAATCGCCGCTCTCTGTTTCTCGTCTGGTCCTCTTTGGGCAGTTCCCCTCACCTGGCCTGAAATCGTTGAACTCGCTTTACAACAGAATCCTTCTCTGTTGGCCCAACGGAAATCGGTGGAAGCAAACGAAGCGGCGGTCCGAACCTCAAGAAACAGTGTTCTGCCTCAACTTGATCTTTCCAGTGGCTATTCAGAGTCGAAGGGCGATCCCTCGGGTCAATGGAATGCCGCCGGAGAGGCGAGCCTCAATGTTTTTGATAAAGGGGCCTATGCGGATATGGCTGTTTCGGCCGCGAGGCGAGACTCTTCCGTGGCAGCGCTACAACTTGTTTCCGCGGAGATTCGTCGGGATTTACGTGAGGTTTATGTCGATTTGGCCTTCGCGCAAGAAGAGGTGGATGTCGCCAAAAGAATTTATGAATTACGAAAGAAAAATGCCGAATTGGTGTCCTTAAAATATGATTCGGGCCGCGAATCCAAGGGAAATATGTTGAAAGCCCAAGCGGAGCTCAAAGAAGCTCTGGTCTCCACTTTTAAAACGGAGCGCGCCCTTAAACAAGCACAGCAAGAATTGGGGAGACAGTTGGGGCGGGAGGAAAAAATAGAGGTGGTGGTTGAGCCGATCCCCGTTCATTCTCCTTCTCTGATTGAAGATCTGGATTTGGTTATTGATCAACATCCCACCCTGAGGGTCAGTAAAGCCGTCTATCGGGAAGCTCAAAAGAGTTTGGCCTCGGAACGAAGTTTGTTTTGGCCAACCCTCTCCGCGCGATATTCCAGATCCTTCACGGGGGAAAATTATTTCCCGAGCTATGCGCAATGGAGGGTGTCGGGTGATGTAAATCTGCCGATATTTTCTGGAGGACCCACTGCCACCCAAAACAGGATTCAAACGGCCAAGGCGAACACTGAAAAAGCGGAAATTGAATTGATGGCGACAAGATTGGAGGTGCAGACCAATTTGAACCAGGCTCTTACCACTCTGTTGGACCGGATTGATGAGGTGACTGTTCAAGAAGATTTTTTAGAAGCATCCAAACAACGAAACACCGAATCAAATATTCGCTATTCAATTGGGTTGATGAATTATGAGGATTGGGAAAGGGCCGGGACCGATCTGGTTAATTATGAACGGGGATATGTGCGGTCTCGGCGTGAGGCGGCCTTGGCCGAAGCTGCTTGGGATTTCGCGAAAGGCCGATCATTGGAGGGATTGTGAGAAATAAATTTTTCATAGGGAGTTTGATCTTAACCCTGTTACTCGCCGCGGGAGGAGTTTGGAGATATAAAAACAACAAGCGAGAGAAGAAAAACGGCGGGATGCAAACGGTGAAAGTGTTGGAGGGGCCACTTGAAAAAACCGTGGATGCCACAGGGGAGGTGGCGCCCTTAAATCGAGTGGAAATAAAACCTCCGCTGGCGGGTCGGATCGAACAAATATTGGTGGACGAAGGCAGCCAAGTTAAAGCGGGTCAAATATTGGCTTGGATGAGTTCAAATGACCGCGCGGCCATTTTAGATGCGGCGAGGGCCAAAGGGATGGAGGAAGTTAAAAAGTGGGAAGACTCCTATAAACCAACTCCGCTCGTTGCGCCCTTATCGGGCGTTATTATTTTACGCAACGCCGTCGTGGGGCAGACCGTGGATGCAGGAACCATTTTATTCGCAATGTCCGATAAATTGATCGTTTTGACCTACGTCGATGAGGTGGACATTGGACGCATCAAGATCGGGATGCCGGCCAGAATAAATTTGGACGCCTTCCCCGATCGGCCCGTTCGGGGACATGTCACCCATATCCTTTATGAGGGGAAGAATGTATCGAACGTCATTACCTACGGAGTCAAGATTCAACCTGAATCCATCCCTCCCTTCTTTCGTTCCCAAATGACGGCCAATGTTCAGCTGTTGTTGGAATCCAAAGACAATGTTTTGGTGGTTCCATTGGCCGCGTTGCAGGAGTCACAGGGGCAGACCCTGGTTTTGGTCCCAGGGTCGAAAGGGAAACCCGATCTCAAACCCGTTCAAGTCGGACTAAAAACAGATGAAAGCGCGGAAATTATTTCTGGATTGTCTGCAGGCGATGTCGTTTTGATCGGTTCTGGTCGATATGCCCCGCAGAAAGAAGGCGGTTCAAATCCATTGATGATGTCGCGTCGTCGCAGGTCCTGATCCATGATGAAATGGATTCGTGGGACCCTGTTTTTATACGAAGAAATGTCTGACGCACGTCGTCGCCCCGGCCTCGCTTTTAAGGGCAGTGACTGTTGGCAAGTGTATAAGCCGGGGCCCAGTCGTTCCGGCAGAAGGGGTGATGGAATCACCTCCCTCTCGGGAGAGGCTGGGTCCCGGGTTATACTCTTCTCGGCGCACACATCCTTTAAAAAATGGGCCGGGACGACGGTCATGTTTGATCCCTTGTTGGGTTGCGGCGGAGCTGCGCAATGGGTCTCATAGAGTTAAAGAATATCACCCGTTCCTATTCCCTTGGAAATACAACCCTCCAGGTCTTAAAAGGAATTTCGCTCACCATCGAGCAAGGAGATTTTGTGGCGATCATGGGACCGTCAGGTTCGGGAAAATCGACGCTGATGCAAATTCTGGGATTGCTCGATCGACCCACCAGTGGAACCTATTCGCTCATGGGTCGGGATGTATCCAAAC
This window encodes:
- a CDS encoding hypothetical protein (UPF0394 membrane protein XF_0766), whose product is MPYEYVKALLGGMLIGLSAIILLLADGKIAGISGMIGGLLRTRIQLNGWRLAFLGGLVAGGMLVRWVGGAAFSPLSGRSIGAIIAAGLLVGFGTQVGSGCTSGHGVCGIGRFSFRSLVATITFIAAGAVSVYVVHHVLGGTV
- a CDS encoding hypothetical protein (UPF0394 membrane protein XF_0765), which produces MRSLAAFGSGLMFSLGLVLAGMTQPANIVGFLDFFGNWKPALIFVMAGAVGVYALLYRIVLKRRSPLFAPSFDVPARDQVDAPLLVGSAAFGVGWGLGGFCPGPALVALGMGALQAVLFLAALLFGIVLYHFSSRNGPSGGEDNNACG
- the sigW gene encoding ECF RNA polymerase sigma factor SigW, with amino-acid sequence MNKENFAEVVRQYHAKVFRLCFGMLGAQDQADDAAQDIFVKAYERLDSFREQTRFSTWLFRLASNHCLDLLRARRHRKTEPLEVAIDHISERDQAPIQDLAQHLLSQLTVDHRLILTLREYKGLNYQEIAEVMDLSLDGVKSLLKRARQDLLKKFDTFQATQTSK
- the mdtA_2 gene encoding Multidrug resistance protein MdtA, translated to MQTVKVLEGPLEKTVDATGEVAPLNRVEIKPPLAGRIEQILVDEGSQVKAGQILAWMSSNDRAAILDAARAKGMEEVKKWEDSYKPTPLVAPLSGVIILRNAVVGQTVDAGTILFAMSDKLIVLTYVDEVDIGRIKIGMPARINLDAFPDRPVRGHVTHILYEGKNVSNVITYGVKIQPESIPPFFRSQMTANVQLLLESKDNVLVVPLAALQESQGQTLVLVPGSKGKPDLKPVQVGLKTDESAEIISGLSAGDVVLIGSGRYAPQKEGGSNPLMMSRRRRS